Within Rhodospirillales bacterium, the genomic segment ACCCAGCAGCCTCTGGGTGGCAAGGCTCAGTTCGGCGGCCAGCGCTTCGGCGAGATGGAGGTGTGGGCGCTCCAGGCTTATGGCGCGGCCTACACGCTGCAGGAAATGCTTACGGTCAAGTCCGACGACGTCGCCGGGCGAACCCGTGTCTATGAATCGATCGTCAAGGGCGATCACCACTTCGAGGCGGGCATTCCCGAGAGCTTCAACGTTCTCGTCAAGGAAATGCAGGCGCTTGGACTCAACGTCGAACTGGAACAGGTCAGTTGAGTTCCATCGACGTTACGAGTTCGAACGACAACGCTTTGAAGGATAGAGGAGAAACGGCATGAACGAGTTGATGCGCATCTTCGGCCAGGTCACAGGCCCGCAGAGCTTCGACCACATCAAGATCTCGATCGCCAGCCCGGAGAATATCCGGTCGTGGTCGTACGGCGAGGTCAAGAAGCCGGAGACGATCAACTACCGCACCTTCAAGCCGGAGCGGGACGGTCTGTTCTGCGCCCGCATTTTTGGCCCGATCAAGGATTACGAGTGCCTGTGCGGCAAGTACAAGCGCATGAAGTTCAAGGGCATCGTGTGTGAGAAGTGCGGCGTTGAGGTGATTAAGTCGTCCGTGCGCCGCGAGCGCATGGGCCACATCGAGCTCGCCGCGCCGGTCGCCCACATCTGGTTCCTGAAGTCGCTGCCGAGCCGTATCGGCCTGCTGCTCGACATGACGCTCAAGGAGCTGGAGCGTGTGCTCTACTTCGAGCAGTACATCGTGATTGATCCGGGCCTCACGCCACTTGAGGAGAACCAGACCCTTACCGAGGAGGCCTACTACGAGGCCCGCGACGAGTATGGCGATGACGCGTTCACCGCTGGTATCGGTGCCGAGGCCGTGCGCGACATGCTCGCGAAGATCGACCTCAAGGGCGAGCGCGAGTTCCTGCGCGAGGAGTTGGCCGAGACCAACTCGGAAGCCAAGCGCAAGAAGATCGTCAAGCGCCTGAAGCTGATCGAGACCTTCATCGATTCCGGCAACCGTCCGGAGTGGATGATCCTTGAGGTGATCCCGGTCATCCCGCCGGAGCTGCGTCCGCTGGTGCCGCTCGACGGCGGTCGTTTCGCGACCTCGGATCTGAACGACCTCTATCGCCGCGTCATCAACCGCAACAACCGCCTGAAGCGCCTGATTGAGCTTCGTGCGCCCGACATCATCGTGCGCAACGAGAAGCGCATGCTGCAGGAGTCGGTCGATGCGCTGTTCGACAACGGTCGCCGCGGCCGCGTGATCACGGGTGCCAACAAGCGTCCGCTGCGCTCGCTCAGCGACATGCTGAAGGGCAAGCAGGGCCGCTTCCGTCAGAACCTGCTCGGCAAGCGTGTCGACTACTCGGGCCGTTCGGTCATCGTGGTCGGCCCAGAGCTCAAGCTGCACCAGTGCGGCCTGCCGAAGAAGATGGCGCTCGAGCTCTTCAAGCCGTTCATCTATTCGAAGCTCGAAATGTATGGCAAGGCGCCGACCATCAAGGCGGCCAAGCGCCTGGTCGAGAAGGAGCGTCCGGAGGTCTGGGATATCCTCGAAGAGGTCATCCGCGAACATCCGGTGCTGCTGAACCGCGCACCGACGTTGCATCGCCTGGGTATCCAGGCGTTCGAGCCGACCCTGATCGAGGGCAAGGCGATTCAGCTTCATCCGCTGGTCTGCGCGGCGTTCAACGCGGACTTCGACGGTGACCAGATGGCGGTTCACGTGCCGCTGTCGATCGAGAGCCAGCTCGAGGCGCGCGTGCTGATGATGTCGACCAACAACATCCTCAGCCCGGCTAACGGCAAACCAATCATCGTGCCGTCGCAGGATATCGTTCTGGGCCTCTACGACATCTCGCTCGAGATTGAGGGCGAGCCGGGCGAAGGCATGGTGTTCCGCGGCGTGGGCGAGATCGAGCACGCGCTACACGCCGGTGTGCTCTCGATGCATGCCAAGATCCGCTGCCGCTACCACGGCGTCGACGAAGAGGGTGAGTTGAACTCCTGGGTCGTGGATGCGACGCCGGGACGCATGATGCTCTCGCAGCTTCTGCCGAGGCATCCGGCGCTGCCCTTCGATATCATCAATCGGGTGCTCACCAAGCGTGAGATCTCCGAGGTGATTGATGCGGTCTACCGCCACTGCGGTCAGAAGGAGACCGTGCTGTTCTGCGACCGCGTCATGGCGCTGGGCTTCCGCCACGCATGCAATGCCGGAATTTCCTTTGGTAAGGACGACATGGTTATCCCGGCCGCCAAGGAAGAGCTTGTTCGCGAGACGCAGGAATGCGTGCTCGAGTACGAGAAGCAGTACATGGACGGCGTCATCACCCAGGGCGAGAAGTACAACAAGCTCATCGACGCTTGGTCGCAATGTACCGACAGGGTGGCCGATGCGCTGATGACCGGCCTGTCGAGCACTGATGAGATCGACGACGAGACCGGTCGCCGCAAGCGTC encodes:
- the rpoC gene encoding DNA-directed RNA polymerase subunit beta', with translation MNELMRIFGQVTGPQSFDHIKISIASPENIRSWSYGEVKKPETINYRTFKPERDGLFCARIFGPIKDYECLCGKYKRMKFKGIVCEKCGVEVIKSSVRRERMGHIELAAPVAHIWFLKSLPSRIGLLLDMTLKELERVLYFEQYIVIDPGLTPLEENQTLTEEAYYEARDEYGDDAFTAGIGAEAVRDMLAKIDLKGEREFLREELAETNSEAKRKKIVKRLKLIETFIDSGNRPEWMILEVIPVIPPELRPLVPLDGGRFATSDLNDLYRRVINRNNRLKRLIELRAPDIIVRNEKRMLQESVDALFDNGRRGRVITGANKRPLRSLSDMLKGKQGRFRQNLLGKRVDYSGRSVIVVGPELKLHQCGLPKKMALELFKPFIYSKLEMYGKAPTIKAAKRLVEKERPEVWDILEEVIREHPVLLNRAPTLHRLGIQAFEPTLIEGKAIQLHPLVCAAFNADFDGDQMAVHVPLSIESQLEARVLMMSTNNILSPANGKPIIVPSQDIVLGLYDISLEIEGEPGEGMVFRGVGEIEHALHAGVLSMHAKIRCRYHGVDEEGELNSWVVDATPGRMMLSQLLPRHPALPFDIINRVLTKREISEVIDAVYRHCGQKETVLFCDRVMALGFRHACNAGISFGKDDMVIPAAKEELVRETQECVLEYEKQYMDGVITQGEKYNKLIDAWSQCTDRVADALMTGLSSTDEIDDETGRRKRLNAIYMMAHSGARGSPAQIKQLAGMRGLMAKPSGEIIETPIISNFKEGLSVGEYFNSTHGARKGLADTALKTANSGYLTRRLVDVAQDCVIMDEDCGTEEGILVEAVVQGSEEIVSLAERVLGRYLLDDMVHPVTDEVLIEADTMIEERHMELIANSGVERMRIRSVLTCESEIGVCGRCYGRDLARGTTVNMGEAVGVIAAQSIGEPGTQLTMRTFHIGGTAQRGADSSSIDTPAEGTVKIVNPQVVDDSDGNTIVLARNCEVLIVDAAGKERARYRLPYGARLLVTDGQAVGRGDTLVRWDPYNLPVIADRTGQVAYLDLLEGLSLREITDETSGMSNQVVIDWRQQPRGAGLRPRIAIFDADTKPEDGEPGSVFELSVDAVLSVENGHEVNPGDVIARIPRDSVTNSDITGGLPRVAELFEARKPKDHQIIAEIDGIVEFGKDYKNKRRVIVKPDGDGEQQEYLLPKGKHIAVNDGDYVRRGDPLIDGSPVSHDILRVMGVEALANYLVDEIQSVYRLQGVRINDKHIEVICRQMLQKVEIDKPGDTTFLVGEQVDRREFDAVNDQTVEEGREPATSIPVLQGITKASLQTQSFISAASFQETTRVLTEASVAGKMDDLMGLKENVIVGRLIPAGTGRVVQRLRKIEGLEGVMPIDVAEDEAAVDLLPQAVQDEAQIA